The sequence GAATTACATcgtacaaattaaattgaattggATACTTTATGAACACTtcacttttctttttaaattttctttcaTTCTCTCATTTATTATACACATATTTAGGGTGCTTTTAAAAAGTTAGTCCTAATAGAAATTTGTATGTAGTTACACGATAATtaagaaatataaatatttttaaataattaattattaatcaatCTTTTTTTGTTAAGCAAAAAAAATCCTATGTAATAATTACTTCTAATATCTAAACATTGtattttacaataaataaaGGTAATTACTACATTTGTTATTGCTGTatttattttgagaaatttacaaaaatactagaattttaattaatttttacaaaaatactgtgcggatttttttaaaaaaaaatacaaaaataacagtggagcacaaaacagaacaactaaaaacagcagtggaacaactaaaaaacaaccgtagaacaatagtaaaaacttaacacaatacacagtatttttaaaagaaaacacagtaattttgaaaaaaaattccacCCCAcagttaaaaagtaaaaaaaataaaaattatagtaTGTGGTGTAAATAATCCTTTATTTTTCATTTGTGCATTGGACCTTTCATGTCTTCTTTTGTGCAGAAGCTTCTTTTGTAACTAGTTGCTAGTTACTTTgacataatttcaaaaaattagtaACCATATActttctaattgaaaaaaaaaacagtaactagttactCTTACCACTtacttagatttaaaatttcaccAAGTAACCAATTATGCCTTGTTTAGGATTTTACCAATAAAAATTTGTGGGGGAATAgaatattttaaagaaattagaaagcaaaaatattttatttttttaataatttacaattgtttaataatttataaaattatgatactttttataaatttgaatctaaacatgaaaaaaaaaaaagtaaataaaaacaaatataatGTGTTTATAAATGTTAGTTGCAAGCATGCAAAAGATGCTCACAAATTTGTGAAAgttatttataaatttgtaaTAGTTGTTCACACATTTgtaaatattgtttttttttcttattttttctgAAACCTTTGTAAATATTgtttacagaaaaaaaaattatacctaTCTACGAAATTACATGTCAGAACTTTATACTTCAGATTGCTTTAATTGGAATTTGATCATCGGTAATTACCTTAATGATTCCCATCACATAGATAACATCACCTAGTGTAAATTAGCCTTCAGATAACCCTTTCAACTGGAGGTTGTGTGAGTTTCGAACActtaaccaaaacaaaaaaagatGCCAATAAAGACGATCTCTACCAATATACTGCACAATACGATTTTTTGAGTATATCATTTTGagaaaaaacattttttttcattattattcttaattttaaattatttagttACAGATTCTGTTGaaattgatgaaaaaaaaaaacaaaaagaaaatgttAACAACACGTTGAATATCCAAAGATATTATctatgttcattttttttttaaaaaaataaatctttatatataaaaagtgtCTATCGCAATTGTTGTTTAGCCTTACACGATTAACTTAACAGACTGttaacgttaaacgttaacaaataaataaacccaataattaaacccaaaaatttaaacaattttttttcaaaatcgtATAtcccaaatttttgaaattttttcacaCGATTAGgcttcattcaaatttcaaaaaataaacccaaaaaattaaacaatcattttttaaattaaagaaTCGTATattctaatttttgaatttttttttacacgattagcttcattcaaatttcaaaaaatttaaaaataaacccaataattaagaAACTGATAACTGTGCAACGatttcttaatttaaatttgaactaAATTAATCTCctttaatcttaattttaatttccaaataaatttttatgttaatcaaattaattcttttttaatttttcctttaattttaattctcttttaattttaattgtacattacaaatttaataaaattataaaaagtttccAACTCGTAATATTAATAGGTGTGTTAAATCATCAACAAAATTTCCTAAACATGTGAAGAAAATAAACCTGGGCTTAATCAAAATGGGCTATAATGAAAGATCGAAGTTGGCccagtttgaaaaatttagcaATAAGGACAGAATTTTTGCTTTAATAGATAAAAAACAAAGTGAACatgaaaaataaactttatagggcaaaaaaagtaaatatgtgatgataaatataataatgtaaaataaagaTTTAtggtaataaatataaaaatatatgaagATATAAATGGAAATATAAATCTATTTggacaaaaataaaaaacatgtgATGACAAAATTGAAAAGATATATATTATAAggaccaaaataaaaatatataatacttttcatacgaaaaattaagaaaattttacatAGTAGactaaaaatttagaaaaacacatcaatacataaatttttttattttacgcttcgaacttttttatttataaaaatacttttttagtaaaaataataaactatttttttagttgttttatagtttatttataattgtatGATAGCTGTCATAAAGTTATTTTTAGTTGTTCAATAGTTGATTTATAGGTATCAGATTGACTTCttattgttttttagttttcttactttttacagaaaaaattatatttttataattttaaaactttataatttaatttttataaataaaaattttaggtcgtaaaattataaatatatttaaaaatagttcAAAATCAAGTGAGATTGGTTTGAAACACTTTGAAGAATAATTGaccaaaactaaaaaaatataactagtatGCGTTTTTCAGCATACAATTGCATGCGTTTTTgaatgtgtgtgagtttttCTAATAGCTAAAAACTCCTCCAAAATACTCTATTAATACCATAAATGCTTAATTTATAATtggtaatataaaaaattttatagtGGTCATTCATGTTTATATGAGAGTGAaaactctataaatagaaatcatATTGTTTATTTGTGATACTCTTGATTGATATCACTTTTGTTGTAGTTAGATACTTGTGAAGATATGATCATTCTTAGACTCTACAATGAGCATATAAGGCTTAATAAATCtttaaaagtatttttagaAATTTTCTAAATGTTTATGTGAGGgagaaaataacttttatgATAAAGACCATTAACCTTATTTAAGCTTTTGAGAGATCTTTTCCTCTTGTTTATATTCATATGTATCATTATTGCAAAGAGTTGtaatcttttctttctcttcccatATAATCttgataaattattttatttgtatgttatatattttattgtaatcCTCCATATTTCTTAATATTCCCTATTATAATTAGTAGGAATTCAAGAATGACAAACTTTTGCTTTACCTTAGGTGAAATCTCTCCCAAAAGACTTCCATTTGAgtcaattataaatatatagaagGTTTCCCAATACTTCTCAAGGAAATCTCTTTGTTGCTCAATCCAAATTCTCCCTTACATCATTTTTTTATGTGAGatctcaattttattttatttttttttttgaaagaagaaATTTCATTAAAACAACAAATCAACGGTTacttttaacaaaaaaataaataaataaaaaattaatggtTATAGGAAcactaataaaatttaaattaaaaattcctATAAAAAACTTAATACATTTGGCTAGTAAATGagctaaaataatataataatgatgcAAACGGTTAAAACATTTCTAATGCAAATATAATTAAGTGgtggaaaattaaaatataacttatttaacaaaaaaaatatactctAATAGTGTAGAAAGTGatgtaaatttaatatataacaaattttgtaataaatttaactttgatttaatataaaatttgtatcatattacttttttatttataatatttatattattttattagtatatttaagattattgttattaaGTACTAGGGGTGTCCAACATCTTTTATAGATAGCATTTACGATTGGtttgcaatattttttaaatgttattttattaaattatatgagactcaataattaattatactaatatcagTATGCCACTGAGAATGGTGCTAGACACAGTGATGTCTTTTAACAATTCTCTATATTTGACTATAGcattaaattacaaagtatttgtattttttttagagcATTGCTACGAGACACCAATATACCTAGTATTATTATGAGTTGAcgctttataattaattaacgaTTCTCTATAACTTTTATCAAAGTAAAATAAATGAGATttgatattaaattgtatcaataataatattacacttTATAAAGGTACCAGTCACTATGTGTGTCCTTTTAACATTGCTCTCTTTTTTATTAGTTTCCATATTAAAATAAGAGGGAGACAATTTTGTCCCATAATGTACTTTTACATATAACCCTAAATACCCCTAAATCAATCTCAgccctcagatcaaataactcccctATCTAACGGCCACCGTACATCAcgaaatacattccgtgaaaataCATCACAAGACAAAATCGTGTCTCTAAAATAACAtatcttaattatataaaattacaccaataataatacttaattataataataataataataattttatgacATTTAAGACAGGATTAGCTACGAGCATATCTATTAgtatttttctttgattttgtgtgtacTTTATACTCTCCAAATAATTTTAGTCActttaattttcattattattattacaataataataataaaaaaaacaaacacaaCACAAGGAAGAAACgaatgttaagaaaaaaaaaaagaaaaatcagttaCTATAAAAGCAAAGAAAGACAAAGAAAAAAGCAAACACGAGAAAATCGAATCCTTGTCCGGTCCAAATCTAAATCCGTTTCCAAACACCAAACAATGCAATCCCAACACCAAACGACGTCGCATCATCCTCCTCTTCCTCCGTCGTCGTCGTCTTCGTCGTTCAAGCTCTCTTCCACGGCGATTCTCAAAGACCCAAAAACAACACTCTCTGTAGTCTTAGCAacttctctcttctctctcgttttctttctctctctcttctcttcttcttcttcttctactatTCACAGACCCGAACCCGACCCGTTTCTCTTCCCCAAAACCCAGACCCATTTCCACAACGCCCAAAACCCTTCCGATCCTCCTCCTCCGCCTTCGATTGCTTACCTTATTTCTGGTTCCACTGGAGATTCGGCTCGGATTATTCGTTTGCTTTCTGCTACTTATCATCCTAGAAACCGTTATCTTCTTCATTTGGATCGATTTGCTTCTCGTGCTGAGAGGGATCGTCTTGCCGTTAATGTTCAGTCCGTTCCTATTTTTAATGCTGCTCAGAATGTTGATGTGATTGGAAAAGCTGATTTTGTTTACCCTAAAGGATCTTCGTCTCTTTCGTTTACTCTTCATGGTGCTTCTATGCTTCTTAGGTTGGCTTCGAATTGGGATTGGTTTATCAGTCTCAATGCCGGTGATTACCCACTCGTTACTCAGGATGGTACGGATATTGTTCAATTGTAGattgatttttgtttatttatttatttatttttttggatttttgatttgggtttttctgggtttgttcAGATCTTCTTCACATTTTGTCTTACTTGCCAAAAAGTCTCAACTTTGTGAGTCATTCAAGCTACATTGGCTGGAGAGAGTATGAtcaatattttcttttgattttgattttgattttgattttgatgtGATTGAAGTTGATGAGTGATGAAGTTTTTGGACTGTGTTTGTATTATGCTGTTACAGGTCTAAGAAGTTAAAACCCATAATTGTAGATCCAGGGCTTTATTTATCAGAGAAATCATCAATGTTTTATGCTTCACAAAAGAGGGAACTGCCTAATGCTTATAAACTATTTACAGGTACTGCttcttcctcttttttttttttcatcagtgTGTGCTTTTGGGGTAACTCTTTGAGTTTTCTGTGAGCTAGTTTGAGTTGCATTTGGAATTTGCAGAGATTAGCTAAGAAGTTAATGATGGTGAAAATTCTTAGTATAGGTTACATAGTTAACATATTGcataatggtaaataattatgtCATTTCTCAGTAGAGTAACAGAGCCAGCTTTTAGTACAAATTGAGGTTTTACTTTGTGAGATATGACCATGTTATATGTGGAACTAAAATCGTTCATTTCTATTTGTTAATCTGTAATGTGTAGTTTTCTAGAAAGTATTGTAATGAGGAAAAAGGTTAGAGCTTTTATTTTGAGGTTTCTGAATGGATATGTAaggttttaatttaaaatttggggAGTTGAAGCAATGGTTCTGCTGGTTGATATGAAGTTGTGCAAGAACCTAGAACGGTTGCAAATGTAGGCTCACTAAATGCTGGTCTAAATTCGTTGTTGTTGTTGCAAATGATTTTGAAATTTGGTTTTCTGGTTTCACTGTTTTGGTTTAGAGGTGAATTTATTATGAGAACGAGTTATCCATTTTCGAATCTTAAAATCAGAAAGTGGTATCTGCTAGTTACTGCTTGTTGGTTCTCAATGCTGGATTTCTAATGGAAATATCTGTATTGAGTGGAGTTTTATGGAACCTAGAGTGAGTGAACAGTGGTTTTGTTCAATCTGGTGTTCAAAGCTGCCAAGTTTTTGGGCGGAATCTTATCTGTGTATAAAGTTCCATTGAGATCAGTACTGTGGCACTTTGATCTTCATGTATAAACTTTTTGTTTGTGATGACATATATTTAGAAGTTCGGTGCAAACAAAGTTGGTCGTTGTTTACAGCCTATGGGCACTGGCAATTAgttaaaaagagaaagaaaaatagaataaaaaaaaaaaaagagaaagaaaacttGCAACTCACATATGACCAAATGTGGTTTCTTTGACTGCATTAACAGATCCTTTTTTGTAGCTAATTTGTATGTTTCATCTTTTCCTTACCAACCTTCTTGTTTATTTCTGTATACACTACTTAGTCATGGGCAATCTATACTCCTAAAAATGTCTAACTCTGATGCCAATTTTTTGTGCAGGTTCATCGTTTGCCATTTACAGCCGTAATCTTATTGAATTCTGCATTCTAGGTACGGATAACCTCCCTAGAACTCTGTTGATGTATTTTTCCAACACACCTTCAGCACTTTCCAGCTACTTCCCCACCATTTTATGCAATTCTCGACAGTTCAACAAAACCATTGTAAACCACAACCTACAATATGCCAACTTCGACAAACCCCCAAAGGAGGAGCCCCGTAAGGTCATTCCCGATGACTTTGATCCAATGATTCAAAGTGGGGCAGCCTTCGCTTCTAAATTCAACCTGAATGATCCATTACTTGACCGTATCGACCAAGAAATTTTAAGCCGAGGCAGAGGTGATGTCGTGCCTGGTGGCTGGTGCTTAGGTGAGCCTAGAAACAGCACGTGCTCGGTATGGGGAGATGCTGATGTTCTGAGGCCTGGTCTAGGTGCGAAAAGACTCGAGAAACTTATTGTTAAGCTGCTCTCTAACGGTACCTCAACAACTAATAGATGCATATTTGAATGACTACCAAGAAATGAAGGGTATCAAGAGCTGCCCTTAACACCTGCTGTAAATTTTTGGAACCATGTTAACTACTTGGTGTCAATTCTTTTAGGAACACACTAGATTTGTTTATAGGCTCATTCGAGTTAGAGGTGTTGTTCACATTACAGGTACTAGAAAATAGAATTCATTTTGCCATTTAAGATTTGAGTAAAGAACCATGTTTACAAAGATGATTTGATCATACCATGTTGTACTAAAGATGTATGTGACCACATTACTGGAATTGgctttaatttatcatatttagtGTTGAATTATATCAGTTGCCTTTATTTTTCAGTAGTATGAATTTTACACAAGTTTTTGAAGAAGGCAATTTTGTTTTTCACctcaattttcttttttcttcacttTTCATTCCTACCAAACATGGAATTTTTTCCTTtaactttaacatattaaaTCATGTTCTTTGAATTTTTCACTTTGTTGAAATTTCTCttaaactattgaaattgttgaattttaaaatttttgtttaattttactaaAGAAAATCTGATATGGATAAAAAATTTACTATATGTTAAATTTCAAGAAACATGATTTAGTAGAGATATCAAAATTTAAGAGCACAATTTGGTATATGGACAATCGTCATATTAAATCCTTAAAtccaataattttaataatttagaaagaatttttaataacataaaaagttcatgaaatataatttagtacttttcaattattaatttaacaatAACTAGTCTATAGCTTCAATAAGAGGAGCCTTTTCTCCTTACAAGAAACTAGAAAGTAACAAAGCCATATAAAGAGTAAACAATCTGCAAATGCCTCCTTCCTACTAATCAAAAAGAGCCCAAAAAGCAGAATATAATTCTTCCTCATCTACATTCTCTGAGTTGTGCAAAAAATGTTCTAAAAAACTCCGAAAAATGTGGCTACTGCGAAAACTAGAAACAGTACACCTCCCAAATAGCCAACCTGATTAAGGACAAGAATTTAGTCACATTTTAATCTTGAAAACAAGAATGTTTTGTATGTTTTCATGTGAGGGGAAGATTGTGGCTCTTACCAATTTTTCGGAAATGTAGTTGGCGAGAAATGCCCCTCCTATGATTGCAATAACTGTAGCGAGTAGGTGTCCGGCTATGGCCCCACTTGCCACGCCCCACGGAGACTACAGAAGAAAGGAAACTATTATTGGTATGGTATGGGAAAATCGACACTCAAATCCAGAACTCGTTATTAAGAACTAAATCCAACCTGTGCGGCACCAAGAGCGATTGTTGCCAGCATTGAACGATCTCCCCATTCCTAGAATAACCCCACATTGTAAAGTTAAAGTATCATCTTTGAGGAACAATACTACTCATCTATGCAAAAATAGTAGCCTTGAAAGAAATCTTGTTGCATATAAGGAATGAGATATGCTTACAGCAAAGAATACAAGGCTGAATGACTTCCAAATAATTTC is a genomic window of Cannabis sativa cultivar Pink pepper isolate KNU-18-1 chromosome 9, ASM2916894v1, whole genome shotgun sequence containing:
- the LOC115723207 gene encoding beta-glucuronosyltransferase GlcAT14B, giving the protein MLRKKKRKISYYKSKERQRKKQTRENRILVRSKSKSVSKHQTMQSQHQTTSHHPPLPPSSSSSSFKLSSTAILKDPKTTLSVVLATSLFSLVFFLSLFSSSSSSTIHRPEPDPFLFPKTQTHFHNAQNPSDPPPPPSIAYLISGSTGDSARIIRLLSATYHPRNRYLLHLDRFASRAERDRLAVNVQSVPIFNAAQNVDVIGKADFVYPKGSSSLSFTLHGASMLLRLASNWDWFISLNAGDYPLVTQDDLLHILSYLPKSLNFVSHSSYIGWRESKKLKPIIVDPGLYLSEKSSMFYASQKRELPNAYKLFTGSSFAIYSRNLIEFCILGTDNLPRTLLMYFSNTPSALSSYFPTILCNSRQFNKTIVNHNLQYANFDKPPKEEPRKVIPDDFDPMIQSGAAFASKFNLNDPLLDRIDQEILSRGRGDVVPGGWCLGEPRNSTCSVWGDADVLRPGLGAKRLEKLIVKLLSNGTSTTNRCIFE